A single genomic interval of Oscillatoria sp. FACHB-1407 harbors:
- the clpB gene encoding ATP-dependent chaperone ClpB, producing the protein MQPTDPSKFTEKAWEAIVKSQDVIRRFRQQQLEVEHVAIALLEQEGGLVNTILTKVGFEPARLKQQLESFAQRQPKISDNGQLYLGRGLDLMLDGAENARKAFQDEFIAVEHMLLALAEDDRIGRRLFRGANVDAKQLETAIKASRGSQRVTNQTPETGYNALEKYGRDLTEQARAGKLDPVIGRDEEIRRVVQVLSRRSKNNPVLIGEPGVGKTAIAEGLAQRIVNGDVPESLKNRLLITLDMGSLIAGAKYRGEFEERLRAVLREVTSSEGQIVLFIDELHSVVGAGSSQGTMDASNLLKPMLARGELRCIGATTLDEYRKHIEKDAALERRFQQVYVGQPSVEDTISILRGLKEKYEVHHGVKIADSALVAAATLSDRYISDRFLPDKAIDLVDESAAKLKMEITSKPVELETIDRRLIQLEMEKLSLEGEGQSAVLIGSYRTSRDRLDRIEQEILDLKEQQNKLSSQWESEKKLLSDINALKEEEEQLRRQIDKAERDYDLNTAAQLKYGRLEAVHRELEEKEASLIESQAHGKSLLREQVTEADIAEIVAKWTGIPVNRLMESERQKLLNLESFLHQRVIGQDEPVSAVAAAIRRARAGMKDPGRPIGSFMFLGPTGVGKTELARALAESLFDTDDALVRLDMSEYMEKNSVARLVGAPPGYVGYEEGGQLTEAIRRHPYSVLLLDEVEKAHPDVFNILLQVLDDGRITDSQGRTVDFRNTIVVMTSNIGSEYILDVSGDDSRYDEMQKRVLDGLRSHFRPEFLNRVDDIILFHALSLKELQKIVAIQLQRVSRLLADQKIALEMTPEAQNHIAEVGNDPAYGARPLKRAIQKEIENPLATKILENTFVEGDTVLIDVVDQALTFTKKELPKVAAPVVSVPEIPNEVDPVVNTNPVVAVDH; encoded by the coding sequence ATGCAGCCCACTGACCCTAGCAAATTTACAGAGAAAGCCTGGGAAGCGATCGTAAAGTCGCAGGATGTGATTCGCCGATTTCGGCAGCAGCAGCTAGAGGTAGAACATGTGGCGATCGCCCTTCTAGAGCAAGAAGGGGGGCTAGTAAACACCATTTTGACCAAGGTTGGCTTTGAACCCGCACGTCTAAAGCAGCAGCTTGAATCCTTTGCCCAACGACAGCCCAAGATCTCTGACAACGGTCAACTTTACTTGGGGCGAGGCTTAGACTTGATGCTGGATGGGGCAGAGAATGCTCGCAAAGCCTTTCAGGATGAGTTTATTGCCGTTGAACACATGCTCCTGGCATTGGCAGAGGATGATCGCATTGGCAGACGGTTGTTTCGTGGTGCTAATGTCGATGCCAAACAACTTGAAACAGCGATTAAAGCCTCACGAGGCAGCCAACGGGTGACGAATCAAACCCCCGAAACGGGATACAACGCCTTGGAAAAGTATGGGCGTGACCTGACAGAGCAAGCCAGAGCCGGGAAGCTCGACCCGGTGATTGGGCGCGATGAAGAGATTCGGCGGGTGGTACAGGTGCTCTCTCGCCGCAGCAAAAACAACCCTGTGCTGATTGGGGAACCGGGCGTTGGGAAAACGGCGATCGCGGAAGGTCTGGCGCAACGTATTGTCAACGGCGACGTGCCGGAATCCCTCAAAAACCGTTTACTGATCACCCTCGACATGGGTTCGCTGATTGCTGGAGCCAAGTATCGGGGCGAATTTGAGGAGCGGTTGCGGGCAGTCTTGCGGGAGGTGACGAGTTCCGAAGGACAGATCGTGCTGTTTATTGATGAACTGCACTCCGTTGTGGGAGCAGGTTCCTCGCAGGGCACGATGGATGCCAGCAACTTGCTGAAGCCGATGCTGGCACGCGGCGAGCTACGGTGTATCGGAGCCACTACCCTCGATGAATACCGCAAACACATTGAGAAAGATGCTGCGCTGGAACGGCGATTTCAGCAGGTTTACGTCGGTCAGCCCAGCGTCGAGGACACGATCTCGATTTTGCGTGGCTTAAAGGAAAAATATGAGGTTCACCACGGGGTCAAAATTGCTGACTCGGCTCTGGTCGCGGCAGCAACCCTGTCAGATCGGTATATCAGCGATCGCTTCTTGCCTGACAAGGCGATCGACCTGGTAGACGAATCTGCTGCCAAGCTGAAGATGGAAATTACCTCCAAGCCAGTTGAGTTGGAGACGATCGATCGCCGCCTGATTCAACTGGAGATGGAAAAATTGTCGCTGGAGGGAGAAGGGCAATCGGCGGTGCTGATTGGCTCTTACCGCACCTCGCGCGATCGCCTCGATCGGATTGAGCAAGAGATCCTCGATCTGAAAGAACAACAGAACAAATTGAGTTCGCAGTGGGAATCGGAAAAGAAACTGTTATCCGATATCAATGCGTTGAAAGAAGAAGAAGAACAGTTACGCCGACAAATTGATAAAGCAGAACGTGACTACGATCTCAACACAGCAGCACAGTTAAAATATGGTCGATTAGAAGCGGTTCACCGAGAACTGGAAGAGAAAGAAGCCAGTCTGATTGAGAGTCAGGCACACGGCAAATCGCTCTTGCGGGAACAGGTGACAGAAGCCGACATTGCTGAGATTGTGGCGAAGTGGACGGGCATTCCGGTGAATCGCCTGATGGAGTCAGAGCGACAAAAACTGCTCAATCTGGAGAGCTTTTTGCATCAACGGGTGATTGGGCAAGATGAACCTGTATCAGCAGTCGCAGCGGCAATTCGGCGTGCCCGTGCTGGGATGAAAGATCCGGGTCGTCCGATTGGCTCATTTATGTTTTTGGGACCCACTGGGGTTGGTAAAACGGAGTTGGCGCGTGCTCTGGCAGAATCCTTATTTGACACGGATGATGCGCTGGTACGCCTTGACATGTCGGAATACATGGAGAAAAACTCGGTTGCCCGTCTGGTGGGTGCGCCTCCGGGCTATGTTGGGTACGAAGAAGGCGGACAACTCACCGAAGCAATTCGTCGCCATCCCTATTCCGTCTTGCTTCTCGATGAAGTAGAGAAAGCCCATCCCGATGTGTTCAACATCTTGCTGCAAGTGTTGGATGATGGACGGATTACGGATTCTCAAGGTCGGACCGTGGACTTCCGCAACACGATCGTTGTGATGACCAGCAACATCGGCAGTGAGTACATTCTGGACGTGTCAGGCGATGACTCCCGCTATGACGAAATGCAAAAGCGGGTGCTGGATGGGTTGCGATCGCACTTCCGCCCAGAGTTTCTCAATCGCGTGGATGACATCATTCTCTTCCATGCGTTGAGTCTCAAAGAACTGCAAAAGATTGTCGCTATTCAACTTCAGCGCGTATCTCGCCTGTTAGCCGACCAAAAAATCGCGTTGGAAATGACGCCTGAAGCGCAAAATCACATTGCTGAGGTCGGCAATGATCCAGCGTATGGGGCACGTCCGTTAAAACGCGCCATTCAGAAGGAGATCGAGAATCCACTGGCAACCAAGATCCTGGAGAATACCTTTGTTGAAGGGGATACTGTCCTCATCGACGTGGTGGATCAAGCGCTGACCTTCACGAAAAAGGAATTGCCAAAAGTTGCTGCGCCTGTGGTATCCGTGCCAGAGATTCCAAATGAAGTTGATCCCGTAGTGAACACCAACCCTGTTGTTGCAGTCGATCACTGA
- a CDS encoding trypsin-like peptidase domain-containing protein, which translates to MYKPLTALFVISLIFSPQIASANISQAEQDRRLAMRARPAVVRIVDVCFAEYKYNPDGSYTYTYDVSYGGMGTGFFINSDGYIATNAHVVQNSQEGRGECKDRLFDTFVERLQRNFGEDLGRGLSGDALRQHVEQRSSRPEPTQLNRVLLPNEGSLDFDVKSYGTPIDDVTDVVGKDAAIIKVSLENTPALELGDSGQVQILEPVIVIGYPSVADSFDTLDDESVFEASVTQGSVSAANKRTADNVPVLQLSAPVAPGSSGSPVLNSEGKVIGMVTFGNLDSPRSASSFGFAVRTETLNEFIGDAGTTATQGTVDSLYSKGLDLYWRGDYRRASIQFEQIRDLFKYHSEIDTLISNSQKAMAEGSNMNPLLWLVIVLMGGVIGALGFWLYRSKFALLQIAPQSTSAAIGRDTLVGGDIGANRGVSPSLGGFARRITTVFAPPAPAVQASITLKNAQGQSCQFSLTKARHQLGRDIVWADLQVPDEPSWKVFSGKHAIFQREGNTYRILDGDGVTPSTNGIFVDGIRIDPQRGHLLEDGQKLEISLDIDRQVLLYYTSSVSAKKL; encoded by the coding sequence ATGTATAAACCGTTGACCGCTTTATTTGTCATATCGCTCATCTTTTCGCCTCAAATCGCCTCTGCCAATATCTCTCAAGCCGAGCAAGACCGACGTTTAGCCATGCGTGCCCGCCCAGCCGTAGTACGGATTGTTGATGTCTGTTTTGCTGAATATAAATACAATCCAGATGGCTCCTACACTTACACCTATGATGTCAGTTATGGCGGCATGGGAACTGGATTTTTTATTAATTCTGATGGCTACATTGCCACGAATGCCCACGTCGTCCAAAACAGTCAAGAAGGACGAGGGGAATGTAAAGACAGACTCTTTGATACATTTGTCGAGAGATTACAACGTAACTTTGGAGAAGATTTGGGCAGAGGTTTAAGCGGTGATGCCCTCAGACAACACGTCGAGCAACGGAGCAGCCGCCCAGAACCAACGCAACTCAATCGAGTCCTGTTACCAAATGAAGGATCACTCGATTTTGATGTCAAATCCTATGGAACACCAATTGATGATGTGACAGATGTCGTTGGCAAAGACGCAGCGATCATCAAAGTTTCACTCGAAAATACGCCTGCACTTGAATTGGGAGATTCTGGTCAGGTACAGATTTTAGAGCCTGTCATTGTCATTGGTTATCCAAGTGTTGCAGATAGTTTTGATACGTTAGACGATGAGTCTGTATTTGAAGCATCTGTAACACAAGGAAGCGTCTCTGCTGCTAATAAACGGACTGCTGACAATGTGCCTGTGTTGCAACTGAGTGCCCCTGTTGCACCTGGTAGCTCCGGCAGTCCAGTATTAAACAGTGAAGGTAAGGTGATTGGCATGGTCACCTTTGGCAATCTTGACTCGCCTCGAAGTGCTTCAAGCTTTGGATTTGCTGTTCGGACAGAGACACTGAATGAATTTATTGGAGATGCTGGTACTACTGCTACTCAGGGAACCGTTGATTCACTGTATAGCAAGGGTTTAGATTTGTACTGGAGGGGCGATTATCGGCGTGCTAGCATCCAATTTGAACAAATTCGAGATTTATTCAAATACCATTCTGAAATTGACACCCTAATTAGCAATAGCCAGAAAGCAATGGCAGAAGGATCTAATATGAATCCGCTGTTATGGCTAGTCATTGTGCTGATGGGTGGTGTTATTGGTGCTTTAGGATTTTGGCTTTATAGAAGTAAGTTTGCTTTGTTACAAATCGCTCCACAATCCACCAGTGCGGCGATCGGACGCGACACCTTAGTGGGTGGAGACATAGGTGCAAACCGAGGCGTGTCACCTAGCCTGGGTGGGTTTGCTCGTCGCATTACCACTGTGTTTGCCCCTCCTGCACCCGCTGTTCAGGCATCTATCACGCTAAAAAATGCCCAAGGGCAAAGCTGCCAGTTTTCTCTTACCAAAGCTCGTCATCAGTTAGGGCGAGATATTGTTTGGGCAGATTTGCAGGTGCCTGATGAACCCAGTTGGAAGGTATTTTCGGGGAAACACGCCATTTTTCAGCGGGAGGGCAATACGTACCGCATTTTGGATGGAGATGGTGTAACCCCTAGCACAAATGGAATATTTGTGGACGGTATCCGCATTGATCCCCAAAGAGGGCATTTGCTCGAAGATGGACAAAAGCTCGAAATTAGTCTCGATATCGATCGCCAGGTTCTTTTGTATTACACCAGTTCTGTTAGTGCAAAAAAACTTTAG
- a CDS encoding DUF928 domain-containing protein — protein MKYPAAIALTLISLIHATAPALAYPTLLTSTLKQTPPAPPDRGAPGDRLRGGAVWYTPPTPPERGIPEGRTRGGASRGDCSAAATAQSLTALAPSTPLNTPTARNSVWGLTTVEHPTFWFYIPYEITPNLPMEFVLLDEEDNVVYQTTLTLNSPSGVINITPPSTAPGLEVGKMYRWYFLVYCNADNPIFTQGGIQRITPNAELAAMLQRSPARERAMLYATNGIWFDALTTLATLRQAEPNNGAIAADWTSLLQSVDLEDVAQQRFAPCCTLPVTR, from the coding sequence ATGAAATATCCTGCGGCGATCGCCCTGACTTTGATTAGCTTGATTCACGCTACAGCCCCCGCTCTGGCGTATCCCACCCTCCTCACCTCAACTCTCAAACAGACTCCACCCGCTCCACCTGATCGAGGTGCTCCGGGCGATCGCCTCCGAGGCGGAGCGGTCTGGTACACTCCCCCCACACCCCCCGAACGCGGTATACCAGAAGGACGCACCCGTGGCGGAGCCAGTCGGGGTGACTGTTCAGCCGCTGCCACTGCCCAATCGCTCACGGCTCTTGCCCCATCTACCCCACTCAATACCCCAACCGCCAGAAATTCGGTCTGGGGATTGACCACGGTTGAGCATCCGACCTTTTGGTTTTACATTCCTTACGAGATCACACCCAATCTACCGATGGAGTTTGTCCTGCTAGACGAGGAGGACAATGTGGTCTACCAGACTACCCTGACATTGAACAGCCCATCGGGAGTAATTAACATTACCCCACCTTCGACCGCTCCTGGCTTGGAAGTCGGCAAGATGTATCGCTGGTATTTTCTGGTCTACTGCAATGCTGACAATCCGATCTTCACGCAGGGCGGCATTCAACGCATTACCCCCAATGCTGAGTTAGCCGCCATGCTCCAGCGATCGCCTGCCCGCGAACGCGCTATGCTCTATGCCACCAATGGCATCTGGTTTGATGCCCTCACCACACTGGCAACCCTGCGTCAGGCAGAACCCAATAACGGGGCGATCGCCGCTGATTGGACAAGCCTCCTGCAATCCGTCGATTTAGAAGACGTGGCTCAACAGCGATTTGCACCCTGTTGTACCCTACCTGTAACCCGATAG
- a CDS encoding tetratricopeptide repeat protein, whose translation MLGRTIGGRYQIIRYLGGGGFGQTYLAEDWHLPGKPQCVVKQLKPKVTEADSLHAARRLFDREAEVLYTLGSHDQIPRLFAHFEENQEFYLVQEFIEGDVLSRLFKRGKRFNEEQVILILHDILTTLEFVHQQQVIHRDIKPSNLIRRKSDQKIVLIDFGAVKQIGAVSDEQAQTSITIAIGSSGYMPNEQMAGKPRFSSDIYAVGMVGIRALTGLYPAQLPEDPRTGEIHWREHTEVTPEFADLLDGMVRYDFRQRYQSASEALKAITALLGPNHSTVIMPTVRAVSLDGHLAWFERGDELFQLQRYREAVACYDKVIQAMPDDYLIWFKRGIALENLQEYDEAIASYDQVIQIQPDDYLAWFKRGKALENVQRYDEAIACYDRVIEIQPDNYWAWHDRGRVLEASQRLEEAVAAYDRAVQLKPGFQLATQSRKRVLSQLQQVDQLYSLQHYDEAVMSCDRAIEENPADALAWLMRGMALENLQQYEGAVASYDQVVQIQPDDHLAWFKRGSVLEQLHQYKDALTSYTKVVQIQPDNYWAWHDRGRVLEILERYEAALAAYDKAVQLKPDFETALDGRQRVLNYLKQGNVVANPSMQPTAS comes from the coding sequence ATGCTTGGAAGAACAATCGGCGGACGTTACCAAATCATTCGATATCTAGGTGGGGGAGGGTTTGGTCAAACCTACCTGGCTGAGGATTGGCATTTGCCTGGAAAGCCTCAGTGCGTCGTCAAGCAACTCAAACCCAAAGTCACAGAGGCAGATTCACTCCATGCTGCCAGACGGTTGTTTGATCGGGAAGCCGAAGTCCTCTATACGCTGGGCAGTCATGATCAGATCCCTCGACTGTTTGCCCATTTTGAGGAAAATCAGGAATTTTATCTGGTTCAGGAATTTATTGAAGGGGATGTGTTGAGTCGCTTGTTCAAGCGGGGTAAGCGGTTTAACGAAGAGCAAGTCATCCTGATTCTGCATGACATCCTGACCACGCTGGAATTTGTGCATCAACAGCAGGTGATTCACCGCGATATTAAACCCTCCAACTTGATTCGACGTAAGAGCGATCAAAAGATTGTGCTGATTGACTTTGGGGCAGTTAAGCAAATCGGTGCTGTGAGTGATGAGCAGGCGCAAACAAGCATCACGATCGCCATTGGTTCATCAGGTTATATGCCTAACGAGCAGATGGCGGGCAAACCCCGCTTCAGCAGCGATATTTACGCTGTGGGGATGGTGGGCATTCGGGCATTGACGGGTTTGTATCCGGCACAACTGCCAGAAGACCCGCGCACTGGCGAGATTCACTGGCGAGAACACACGGAGGTCACTCCAGAGTTCGCTGATCTGTTGGATGGCATGGTGCGATATGACTTCCGCCAACGCTACCAGTCGGCTTCTGAAGCCTTGAAGGCAATTACCGCGTTGTTAGGCCCAAATCACAGCACGGTGATCATGCCTACAGTTCGTGCCGTGAGTCTGGACGGGCATCTGGCGTGGTTTGAACGGGGAGATGAGTTGTTTCAACTCCAGCGGTATCGAGAGGCGGTGGCGTGTTACGACAAGGTGATTCAGGCGATGCCGGACGATTACCTGATTTGGTTCAAACGGGGAATCGCGCTGGAGAATTTGCAGGAATACGATGAGGCGATCGCCTCCTATGATCAGGTCATTCAGATCCAACCGGATGACTATCTTGCCTGGTTTAAGCGGGGCAAAGCTCTAGAAAACGTGCAGCGATATGATGAGGCGATCGCCTGTTATGACCGGGTGATTGAAATCCAACCGGACAACTACTGGGCATGGCACGATCGGGGACGTGTTCTGGAGGCATCGCAGCGGCTCGAAGAGGCGGTTGCTGCCTATGATCGAGCGGTACAACTCAAACCCGGATTTCAATTGGCAACCCAAAGCCGCAAACGGGTGTTGAGTCAGCTTCAACAGGTGGATCAACTCTACAGCTTGCAGCATTACGACGAAGCGGTTATGTCGTGCGATCGCGCCATTGAGGAGAATCCAGCAGATGCCCTGGCATGGCTGATGCGGGGGATGGCACTGGAGAACCTGCAACAGTATGAGGGAGCCGTCGCGTCCTATGACCAGGTGGTGCAGATTCAACCGGATGACCACCTCGCCTGGTTTAAGCGGGGCAGTGTTTTGGAGCAGTTGCACCAGTACAAAGACGCACTGACCTCCTACACAAAAGTCGTCCAGATTCAGCCAGACAATTATTGGGCATGGCACGATCGCGGTCGGGTGTTAGAGATTTTGGAACGCTATGAAGCGGCACTGGCTGCCTATGACAAAGCTGTGCAACTCAAACCCGACTTTGAAACCGCGTTGGACGGTCGGCAGCGAGTGCTCAACTATTTGAAGCAGGGCAATGTAGTCGCCAATCCATCGATGCAGCCGACAGCGAGTTAG
- a CDS encoding caspase family protein, with protein sequence MVRAALLVGVSQYGTGLKPLSEAPKDAEAIARVLRDPDIGGFEQVSTLTNPTVGEMQEAIERFFKDRQRDDLVLFFFSGHGIKDDSNRFYFGTQSTRKDEQGKLVRSSAVSANFVQEIMDDCRSKRQVVILDCCFSGAFGHNVRAKDDDSVEIKGQLGGEGRAILTSSTSTQYSFEQSGAELSVYTRYVVEGIETGAADLDNDGNISVDELHDYARQRVREAAPAMKPEIYPVKEGYKIFLTKAPVDDPALRYRREVQRYASRGEISSVSRTMLEFQRQALGVLPETASLIEEEVLQPYQAYKENLRRYQQVLLEALQKGSLDADTREDLQRFRYFLGLRQEDAQVIQDSILNDCHIQVEQAFREQDWVEAIAPLQLLLALQPDNRECQVKLDHARRQKQLAEWYNEARWLSRSERWQEVIQKLERIRALAATYPDPEHLWETAQTQLSVRPRPTSQIQPVPSHPSQSRLVQKQSSSPGGSVIPIMITIALLWLLSGVVGIALSTGLSVTDEPQISLAVVGAITGAIDGVLTGLWLNATTRRSPKLLISGGIVGGVLGAIGWALAYGILNADPMTWSGSGATVGALLGFVTGAIVLWGLAQTKQP encoded by the coding sequence ATGGTTAGAGCAGCGTTGTTAGTCGGGGTCAGCCAATATGGGACGGGTTTAAAGCCGTTATCTGAAGCTCCTAAAGATGCGGAGGCGATCGCCCGTGTCTTAAGAGATCCTGATATTGGCGGGTTTGAGCAAGTCTCAACTTTAACCAATCCCACTGTTGGCGAAATGCAGGAAGCGATTGAGAGATTCTTTAAAGATCGCCAACGCGATGATTTAGTACTTTTTTTCTTCTCAGGACACGGCATTAAAGATGATAGCAATCGCTTTTATTTTGGGACGCAATCGACTCGTAAAGATGAGCAAGGAAAACTCGTGCGATCGTCTGCGGTGTCTGCCAATTTTGTCCAGGAGATCATGGATGATTGCCGCTCTAAACGCCAGGTTGTGATTTTAGATTGTTGTTTTAGTGGTGCGTTTGGTCACAACGTGCGGGCTAAAGATGATGACTCCGTTGAGATTAAGGGGCAGTTGGGCGGTGAAGGACGAGCTATTTTAACCTCATCTACCTCTACCCAGTACTCCTTTGAGCAGTCAGGGGCAGAGCTATCGGTCTATACCCGATATGTAGTAGAAGGGATCGAAACTGGAGCAGCCGACCTAGACAATGATGGCAATATTTCAGTAGATGAGTTGCACGACTATGCTCGACAGCGGGTGAGAGAAGCGGCTCCAGCCATGAAGCCAGAAATTTATCCGGTCAAAGAAGGCTATAAAATTTTTCTGACAAAAGCTCCCGTTGATGACCCAGCATTGCGCTATCGCAGGGAGGTGCAACGGTATGCCAGTCGGGGCGAGATTTCATCGGTGAGCCGCACAATGCTGGAATTTCAACGCCAAGCCCTGGGGGTTTTACCAGAAACGGCATCTCTGATTGAGGAGGAGGTGTTACAGCCTTATCAAGCTTATAAGGAGAATTTGCGCCGTTATCAACAAGTGCTGCTGGAAGCCTTGCAAAAAGGCAGCCTTGATGCAGATACTCGTGAAGATTTACAACGCTTTCGGTACTTTTTGGGCTTGCGACAGGAAGATGCTCAGGTCATTCAAGATAGCATCCTCAATGACTGTCACATTCAGGTAGAGCAGGCATTTCGGGAGCAAGATTGGGTAGAGGCGATCGCCCCTCTTCAACTGTTGTTAGCGCTGCAACCCGATAACCGCGAGTGTCAAGTCAAGCTCGACCATGCCAGACGCCAAAAACAATTAGCAGAGTGGTATAACGAAGCTCGCTGGTTGTCTCGCTCAGAACGATGGCAAGAGGTCATTCAGAAATTAGAGCGAATCCGGGCATTAGCAGCAACCTACCCCGACCCAGAGCACCTCTGGGAAACTGCCCAAACCCAACTTTCAGTTCGTCCCCGTCCCACATCTCAAATACAACCTGTTCCAAGTCATCCGTCTCAGTCTCGATTGGTTCAAAAGCAATCTTCCAGTCCAGGAGGGTCTGTCATACCAATCATGATTACGATCGCTCTGCTGTGGCTGTTATCGGGTGTCGTTGGAATTGCCCTATCGACCGGGTTGAGTGTCACAGATGAACCTCAAATCTCCCTAGCAGTTGTAGGGGCAATCACAGGTGCCATTGATGGCGTCTTAACTGGCTTGTGGCTCAATGCTACAACACGGCGATCGCCCAAACTACTCATAAGCGGTGGAATAGTAGGTGGCGTTTTGGGTGCGATTGGATGGGCACTTGCGTATGGCATCTTAAATGCAGATCCGATGACATGGTCTGGTTCAGGAGCTACAGTTGGTGCATTACTCGGCTTCGTCACAGGTGCAATTGTGCTCTGGGGATTGGCACAAACAAAACAACCGTGA